Proteins encoded by one window of Sardina pilchardus chromosome 7, fSarPil1.1, whole genome shotgun sequence:
- the LOC134087827 gene encoding immunoglobulin-like and fibronectin type III domain-containing protein 1 isoform X5, with amino-acid sequence MLKKSKVTDQTAAGQGTEPPQDEKANKKKAGIKKRSKVPGVMVTQWVEELPEGMSTPDFTRKPIALTIQEGKVAIFKAQICGDPKPELTWRRAKGGELTDDKFEQKFDEASSEYSLVIAKVTGAEADTYKCYAHNEYGKAVCTATLNVIEVGFKKNKPVLEESDIDPTEFRKMLRKRKGKDKEEEKKDGEVDDKFWEILMSSDKKEYERICAEFGVTNFRWMLKKLNEIKKEREEEQKVYVEAISNLKHIEVKANGSASFQLELELKDPASRIFLYKDGVMIPYTTEDSDDTDVKHSLKRVGKTLVFSVKDLLAEDAGLYQVDVEEVNLFSTDFKIPMVDFIVKLQEVKAKEREDALFECVLSHPFGRMQWLAKNVAVEDGEKFSITMSDDKLIHRLLVKDCLQLDKGIYTAIAGIKTCSAWLIVEADNDPANKGKKVARKTTQAGGAGVDLEKLAREQQEKLLRDREEAERLRALAAQAAAERAAAGADGAGGAGGAGGAGGAGGMGQGSGAGDGSGKDGSGKDGSGKDGSGKGGSGRGTGADGSKLKGMGDGDGSGKGGADDGSGMGRGKGGDQDSLNDGTDPNAQSGKNNKEGKDGKRSKRNKVQLDSDKVTDGSVGGAGGYGDDGDGVWRGGQEDGLTDLDSQGGQSKRDGADSQDSAAAAEARAARRRARQGSLLPETVVDPGVQFVSGLEDVTALLGQPAELTCKLSSEQSEGAWFKDGKKLSGDGEDGVTLIKDGACHKLLISSCEEEHSGRYRFEAEGRKSESTIYIKDPPRFNTDDLVKFSEPVVVRVGQNAVFKMPFEGRDPMKIQWYREGEELLDDTNVKIEKSPSQSRLMLSRCQRKETGEIKFRLRNDFGTTEAFSKLIVLDKPGPPQGPVEIVEASSQCIEIKWRPPKDDGGSPIKNYMVDRQQIGRNTWTKIGEIPGVPTYKDTNVDHGRKYCYRIRAITEEGISEMMETDDIMAGTLAFPGQPAAPKVASAFNDCINLTWTAPGDTGGSRISGYNLEKRKKGSNIWSAVSAEPIPEKKYAVKDVVAGMEYEFRVTAINVSGPSEPSPPSEFVIARDPKKPPGKVIELRVTETTYNTVSITWTKPEDRPGVQDEPKGYFVEVRPAECLDWLRSNPTPVILTSYTVKGLKAMAMYWVRVVAMNEGGDGEPTDLDNYILAMPPPVRPKFTSRNMQSFMVVRAGNTVRLNLAFEASPWPDIEWLKDGVAITKRATISNSDTGSQLLIPSSERSDTGIYAIVVKNVVGQESFSIEVRVTDEPKPPGPIELEENVPGTVTVVWEPSPDEKRDDRLHYMVSQRDSTKRTWHPVADRLFNNKFTACNIMQGREYHFRVYAKNDMGFSSPSESPTWGTTKQKGKFVVNMPDYKTCNFQCPPAFLVPLKVRTAPKGYECYMSCAVKGNPLPRITWYHNNVNLNTNTNYLISNICGVCSILILRVAPRDEGEYMITVENPLGRAESSIKLNIRE; translated from the exons GTAAAGTGGCCATTTTCAAAGCACAAATATGTGGCGATCCAAAACCTGAGCTCACCTGGAGAAGAGCCAAGGGTGGTGAGCTGACTGATGACAAATTTGAGCAGAAGTTTGATGAGGCCTCTTCAGAGTATTCATTAGTG ATTGCCAAGGTAACTGGAGCTGAGGCCGATACCTACAAATGTTATGCTCACAATGAATATGGGAAAGCAGTTTGCACAGCTACACTCAATGTCATTGAAG TTGGGTTCAAGAAAAATAAGCCTGTTTTGGAAGAGTCAGACATTG ATCCTACTGAGTTCAGAAAGATGCTCAGAAAGAG GAAAGGCAAGgacaaggaggaagagaagaaggatgGAGAGGTTGACGACAAGTTCTGGGAGATCCTTATGAGCTCAGACAAGAAGGAGTATGAACGTATTTGCGCTGAGTTTGGCGTCACCAATTTCCGCTGGATGCTGAAGAAACTCAATGAgataaagaaggaaagagaggaggaacaaaAAGTG TATGTTGAGGCTATATCTAACCTGAAACACATTGAGGTGAAAGCAAACGGCTCTGCATCATTTCAACTTGAACTGGAGCTCAAAGACCCTGCCAGTAGGATTTTCCTCTACAAG GACGGTGTCATGATCCCTTACACTACAGAAGACAGTGATGATACTGACGTTAAACATAGCCTGAAGAGAGTTGGAAAGACTCTGGTGTTTTCTGTCAAAGACCTGTTGGCTGAGGATGCTGGCCTCTACCAAGTGGACGTTGAGGAGGTCAACTTGTTCTCTACTGATTTTAAGA TTCCTATGGTGGACTTCATCGTGAAACTCCAGGAGGTGAAGGCCAAGGAGCGCGAGGATGCCCTCTTTGAGTGTGTCCTCTCTCACCCCTTTGGCAGAATGCAATGGCTGGCCAAAAACGTGGCCGTGGAGGACGGGGAAAAGTTCTCCATCACTATGTCCGACGACAAGCTCATCCACAGGCTGCTGGTGAAAGACTGCTTGCAGCTGGACAAGGGCATCTACACCGCTATAGCAGGCATTAAGACCTGCAGTGCATGGCTGATCGTGGAGG CTGATAATGACCCTGCTAATAAGGGCAAGAAGGTGGCCAGGAAGACAACACAGGCCGGAGGCGCCGGGGTGGACCTGGAGAAGCTGGCCCGGGAGCAGCAGGAGAAGCTGCTGAGGGACAGGGAGGAAGCGGAGAGGCTGAGGGCCCTGGCAGCCCAGGCCGCCGCCGAAAGAGCTGCCGCTGGAGCCGACGGAGCAGGTGGGGCAGGTGGGGCaggtggagcaggtggagcaggTGGCATGGGCCAAGGCTCTGGAGCAGGTGACGGGTCTGGGAAAGACGGGTCCGGGAAAGATGGGTCTGGAAAAGACGGGTCGGGAAAAGGTGGCTCCGGACGTGGCACCGGTGCGGATGGGTCCAAACTAAAGGGCATGGGTGATGGTGACGGATCTGGAAAGGGAGGCGCCGATGATGGCAGTGGGATGGGCAGAGGAAAAGGTGGAGACCAAG ATTCACTCAATGATGGCACTGACCCAAATGCACAATCAGGGAAAAACAATAAAGAGGGAAAAGATGGCAAGAGAAGCAAGAGAAATAAGGTGCAACTTGATTCAGACAAGGTTACTG ACGGATCAGTAGGAGGTGCTGGAGGCTACGGAGATGACGGAGATGGAGTTTGGAGAGGGGGACAGGAAGATGGCCTCACAGATTTAGATTCTCAAGGCGGTCAGTCTAAAAGAGACGGAGCTGACTCGCAGGACAGCGCAGCGGCGGCGGAGGCACGGGCCGCAAGGCGCCGCGCAAGGCAAGGTTCTCTGCTGCCCGAGACGGTTGTTG ATCCCGGGGTCCAGTTTGTCAGCGGGCTGGAGGATGTGACTGCCCTCTTGGGCCAGCCAGCGGAACTGACATGTAAACTCAGCAGTGAGCAGAGTGAGGGGGCCTGGTTCAAAGATGGGAAGAAG CTATCTGGTGATGGAGAAGATGGAGTAACCCTGATTAAAGATGGAGCCTGCCATAAGTTATTGATTAGCTCTTGTGAAGAGGAACACTCAGGAAGGTACCGCTTTGAGGCCGAAGGTCGGAAATCGGAGTCCACAATATATATAAAAG ATCCACCAAGATTCAACACTGATGATTTGGTTAAATTCTCTGAGCCTGTGGTTGTACGAGTTGGACAAAATGCCGTCTTTAAGATGCCATTCGAGGGCCGCGATCCAATGAAGATCCAGTGGTACAGGGAGGGCGAGGAGCTTCTGGACGACACCAACGTCAAAATCGAGAAGTCGCCGTCCCAGAGCAGGCTGATGCTCAGCAGGTGCCAGCGCAAAGAGACCGGAGAAATCAAGTTCCGACTGAGGAACGACTTTGGCACAACTGAGGCCTTTTCAAAGCTAATTGTCCTTG ATAAACCGGGTCCACCCCAGGGCCCAGTGGAAATTGTGGAAGCCTCCTCCCAATGCATCGAGATCAAGTGGAGACCCCCGAAAGATGACGGTGGCTCACCCATCAAGAACTACATGGTGGATCGCCAGCAGATTGGCCGCAACACGTGGACCAAAATCGGAGAGATTCCCGGCGTTCCCACTTACAAGGATACCAATGTGGACCACGGAAGGAAGTACTGCTACCGGATCCGGGCGATCACCGAGGAGGGCATAAGCGAGATGATGGAGACAGACGACATTATGGCAGGCACTTTGG CATTCCCAGGGCAGCCGGCTGCACCAAAAGTGGCAAGCGCCTTCAATGACTGTATCAACTTGACTTGGACTGCCCCTGGTGACACGGGAGGCTCCCGTATCAGTGGCTACAACCTGGAGAAACGCAAGAAAGGCAGCAACATCTGGAGTGCAGTATCAGCGGAACCCATACCAG AAAAGAAGTATGCGGTGAAAGACGTCGTTGCTGGAATGGAGTATGAGTTCCGTGTGACAGCTATCAATGTCTCTGGTCCAAGTGAACCCAGTCCACCATCAGAGTTTGTGATTGCACGAGACCCAAAGA AGCCCCCAGGCAAAGTCATTGAACTGAGAGTGACTGAAACAACATACAACACCGTTTCAATCACCTGGACTAAGCCCGAAGATCGGCCAGGGGTCCAGGATGAGCCTAAGGGCTACTTTGTGGAGGTCAGGCCAGCAGAGTGCCTGGATTGGCTGAGGAGCAACCCCACACCTGTCATTCTGACCTCCTACACTGTTAAAGGCCTGAAGGCCATGGCTATGTACTGGGTGAGGGTCGTTGCAATGAATGAGGGTGGAGATGGTGAGCCCACTGACCTGGACAACTATATCTTGGCCATGCCTCCCCCTG TTCGGCCAAAGTTTACTAGTCGCAACATGCAGAGCTTCATGGTTGTGCGCGCAGGGAATACAGTGCGGCTCAATTTAGCCTTTGAA GCATCCCCTTGGCCAGACATTGAGTGGCTGAAAGATGGCGTTGCTATCACCAAACGTGCGACCATCAGCAACTCGGATACTGGATCTCAGCTCCTGATTCCGTCCTCTGAGCGCAGCGACACAGGCATCTATGCCATAGTGGTGAAGAACGTGGTGGGCCAGGAGTCCTTCAGTATTGAGGTCAGAGTGACAG ATGAGCCAAAACCACCAGGCCCTATCGAGCTGGAGGAGAATGTGCCGGGCACAGTAACTGTGGTCTGGGAGCCGTCCCCGGACGAGAAGAGGGACGACCGGCTGCACTACATGGTGTCCCAGCGTGACTCCACCAAGCGGACCTGGCACCCAGTCGCAGACAGGCTCTTCAATAACAAGTTCACCGCCTGTAATATCATGCAGGGGCGTGAATACCACTTCCGTGTCTATGCCAAAAATGACATGGGCTTCTCCTCACCCTCTGAATCGCCCACGTGGGGTACAACTAAACAGAAAG GCAAATTTGTAGTCAACATGCCTGACTACAAAACCTGCAATTTCCAGTGCCCACCAGCCTTCCTGGTGCCACTGAAGGTCCGTACGGCGCCCAAGGGCTATGAATGCTACATGAGCTGCGCTGTGAAGGGCAACCCACTGCCCCGCATCACCTGGTACCACAACAACGTCaacctcaacaccaacaccaactacTTGATCTCCAACATCTGTGGCGTCTgctccatcctcatcctcagggTGGCGCCCAGGGATGAAGGAGAGTACATGATTACGGTTGAGAACCCACTGGGCCGGGCTGAGAGCTCCATCAAGCTCAATATCCGAG aaTGA